Proteins encoded in a region of the Benincasa hispida cultivar B227 chromosome 2, ASM972705v1, whole genome shotgun sequence genome:
- the LOC120070718 gene encoding probable 2-oxoglutarate-dependent dioxygenase ANS, which translates to MAGTNPSGTVQDVASKGEVPERYIHKESDRGALNAPLMAAPVIDIGLFSSGPELEKLRHGLQSWGCFQAINHGMSTEFLDEVRQLAKQFFGLPMEEKLKYSREDEMEGYGNDMVLSDQQILDWTDRLYLTVCPQQSRRFKYWPTNPERFREVVDEYTANVKLISEKILKAMARSLDLDESSFLNQYGERIQLDARFNFYPRCRNPDLVLGVKPHADGSAITILLQDKEVEGLQFMKGNEWFNAPIIPGALLVNVGDQAEITSNGIFKSPVHRVLTNSERERISLAVFYLPDSDKEIEPLEKLINETQPRLYKTVKNFVGLYFEYYQQGQRPMEAARI; encoded by the exons ATGGCCGGAACTAATCCTTCCGGCACTGTCCAAGATGTAGCTTCTAAAGGGGAAGTCCCGGAAAGATACATCCATAAAGAAAGCGATCGAGGAGCTCTGAACGCTCCGTTAATGGCAGCTCCTGTAATCGATATCGGTCTCTTCTCATCCGGACCGGAACTGGAGAAACTCCGCCATGGACTTCAATCATGGGGCTGCTTTCAG GCTATAAATCATGGAATGTCAACTGAATTTCTTGATGAAGTTCGTCAATTAGCGAAACAGTTCTTTGGTCTTCCAATGGAAGAGAAACTGAAATACTCAAGAGAAGATGAAATGGAAGGATATGGCAATGACATGGTTCTTTCAGACCAACAAATTCTTGATTGGACTGATCGTTTATACCTTACTGTATGTCCACAACAAAGCCGTCGTTTTAAGTATTGGCCAACAAATCCTGAAAGATTTAG GGAAGTTGTTGATGAGTACACTGCTAATGTGAAGCTGATAAGTGAGAAAATCCTTAAGGCCATGGCAAGGTCATTAGATTTAGATGAGAGTAGCTTTCTTAACCAGTATGGTGAGCGAATTCAGCTCGACGCACGGTTCAACTTCTACCCTCGATGTCGAAATCCCGATCTTGTTCTCGGTGTTAAGCCGCACGCCGATGGATCAGCAATCACCATTTTGTTGCAGGACAAGGAAGTAGAAGGTCTGCAGTTCATGAAAGGTAACGAGTGGTTCAATGCCCCGATCATTCCCGGCGCTCTTCTCGTCAATGTCGGGGATCAAGCAGAG ATCACAAGTAATGGGATATTCAAGAGTCCAGTTCACAGGGTATTGACAAACTCAGAGAGGGAGAGGATATCTTTGGCAGTTTTTTACCTTCCAGATTCAGACAAAGAAATTGAACCATTAGAGAAGCTGATTAATGAAACTCAGCCAAGGTTGTACAAGACTGTCAAGAACTTTGTTGGGCTTTACTTTGAGTACTACCAACAGGGACAGAGACCAATGGAGGCTGCAAGAATCTAA